TCACATATATGCATGTATCATTATTTAACTTTCTATTTACTCACATAGTGAATTAAacatcacaaaaaaaaacaaataaaacataagaaacACAAATGAATATCAAGATAAGTTAGTTTGAAAAAGAATTAtcctaaattatttaaattatatcaattataaactaagcatgtataaaatataataagtcaTATATATTAACACAAACAATTAACATTATAGTCAATTATCCGGATACATGTTTTTAACATTGAGATTCATTGTAAGCGTGTATTTTTAGTAGTATTTATACTCCATAAAGTCATAGATAAAGGGATTATCATCCTACTACTTACAAGGTTAATGTCTTTTGCGCTTATGACCAAATGGTCCAAAGGCAATGATCTCTTGCGACTTTCACCACACAACtcattttactttatttgagTATGAATAGTTATTAGAGTTCACGATCCTTATTGAAATCTCATATGTTAATACATACACTAAGATAATCACCACAGATAAATTCTTTTTGAAATTCTTTCACCATCATCATAATACATGTCCATGTTGTCATTTTAATCAAACACactaataatcataaacatataaagtctattattaattaatctCAAACCGTCAAAGAAGAAAACAGATCCAACACACAATTTGGTGCTTAATGCCAAATCTTTCTCAAAAAGTGACACTGAGTGAAAGTTTTGACACTAAATGTCCTtcttctcataaaatattacgctcagcggcactttctaACGCTCAACGTTTAAGAACCAAATTGTTCTAGACCTACAATGCAAAGATGACACTTAACGCCAAAACACTAATAAAGAGTGGCGCTCAAGAGTACAATTTGTCGCTTAGTGctctgaaattaaaatatttccaaaCTTGCATCACAAACTATCGTTCAACGCCACTTTGATACCACTCAGTGTTGTATAAGTTAAGCAAATTGATTTTGTGATTGTAAGTAATTTTAAGTTGTACACCTActtttattatgatattttttaaattaactaataatataaattttaaaaactaaatatcaAGTGAACAATCACTCAGTTATTTGTTAGATATAATAGCTTCTTAAAGTAACCAAACAACcatttatattaactttaattattCGTTTAGTCTTTcgtttagtttttattttggttgGTTGGAAAGGTTCGAATTGTACCCAATGAGTAACAATTTGTTTCAATTGCGTCCCAACTTTTGAAAACGTACTCATAAGTagatctttttttaaaaaattactaatgaCTTTAATGACATACCATGCGATAATAtgtgatgtttttttttcaattttatttttgtccacATGTGAGGTCCTTAGTATGACACATGACACTAATAATGTGATAGGACAATGCCACGTGTTAATGTCATTGTTAAATATCATTgtcttgattttaatttaatcctTATATATGtgtcttttatttaatttagttataattttttcaaaatagagTAATATGGTATCGCAATCGGAATCATGACGAAACGACAAACCAAAAAAAGACGAGTTTGAAAAAAAGATTTTAGAGttgccaccatagtttattttgaaaaactaccGAAAAATCAtcaaatgataaggcatggtctgcgaaaacCGAGTTCTAAGTTCGGGAACCGATTAAGCATAGGGAAGATACTAACACCCTACCGCGTATGCTAAAAGGTAATACCCTTAATTAAATACGCAAAAGTAATGTGATTTTCAAAATGTCTAACTATTCCCAAAAAAATAACACtctaaaataaagatattttttagttttttgagctGACATAGATTTACCGTGTTCCTACATATTTAAAACGAGGAATGAGAgttacatatttcttttgaaagaTTGTTTGTTTGGGAAATCCAATATCTTAGATTTTGAATGATTTCATATTTTTGGCATGGTTGAGAAAAAAGAAGGTAAGAAATACTAAACTGACGCGGACGGTCACACGAGTATTCATAcctttaaaatgatatttaatttttttttaattatttttaaaaaagagaaTTGTATTAAACACTGAAACGATGCAGACGATCACAtgagtattttttaattattttaaaaagagagagaaagatatTAAACACTATGACGATGCAGACGATCACACGAATACTCATCTTTAAAAcgatatttaaacatttttaaattaatttttaaaagagaaaacatatattaaacaCTAGAACAATGCACACGATCACATATACTTTAAAacgatatttaaatattttttaattattttaaaaaaaattattaaacatcaAGAGGATAAGGACAATCACACTCGTACCTTTAAAAtgacatttaaatatttttaaaagaaaaaaaaggttttaaataCTATGCGAACAATCACACAAGTGCTGATacctttaaaacaatatttaaatatttttaaattattttttaaagaaaaatagaaatattaagcACAATGCGAATGATGACACGAGAAAAcgcaatttaaatatattttcgttctctttttttcataatttttatgtatttttatattatatatatatttaaaagggtaagtatttaaaataaaatgaaataagtaTCGAAAGCAAGTTAATAAGGTGCATATAAAGAGAAATGAAACGAAAGATATAGAGTGAGATTTAGCAAATATAGGAACTGtatgaattgaaaatttaaaaaaaaaaagccgAAAATAGCAGTGGAGGTGTAAGAAACAAATGGGCTGCTCAAAGAAAAAAGATTTAAGCCCAAAACACCAAAGTGGGAGGGTGCCTGAGTGGAAAACAATGGTGTGCAAAGAAATCAATGAAAGAGAGCCCAATTGGAGTGTATGAGTGAAAACAGTGATGCAAAGCAGACGAATGCACGGCCTGTGAAATTAGGCCCAAATAtttttcatcctacacctccaacatctcatctGCACTTccaataatttcatttttaaccttATAGTATCTCACCCTCATGCACCtctaattttttcaaaactttcatttttaactttaataaatatcattttattttcttctcttttttattaaaaacattttgcactaccttaataataatttaatttaaaattcaaatattatttaatataattttatattttaataattattaaaatatttatattataataatagttattttaaaagtataaaaataaaattatattaaataaaatatttaatatattaaattatattaaaatataaaaataaattaaataattattaaaatttaaataaaaagcaaaattttaaaaacaattatttattagatatcaaataaaattatattaaataaaatatttattatatttgaatatattaaattatattaaaatattaaattaaattaaatgattactaaaatttaaaaagaaatttttttaaatcaattatttatcgGATATCCATATCCGTAAGCTAACTTATCGAATCTGTATATCCTATTAAcaaaaatcttttcaaaattttgtttttttttattgaatttaatttaatattttaatataatttaatatatttaaatattaaatgtgattttaaatattatttttatttttgatattattaatcttattttaattattattattttaattattatcattttaattttttaaataaaattattataaaaatataaatcatattttaataattaataaaatattaaaatttagaaaataatattataattttaaattaaattaagtatttattaaattttaaataaaaagcaaaactGTTACggattttaatatttgataaataagttttttaaaattttggtttttatttaaaatttaataatatttattattttatttttatatttttaatgtaattattattataatataaatcatattttaataattattaaaatataaaattatattaaataatatttaaatttaaattaaattaaattattatgtgttttttaataaaaaagacaaataaataaaaatatatttattaaagtaaaagtaaattttttaaaagagtaGGAGGTGACAATAATACGTTAAAAGgttaaaatggaaatttttgaaaaaagagtCTTCATTCTATCGATCAGAAATCATTAGGGTTTTTGCATCCCCACCAGAACCAAAGTCAGAAACAAAGAGACCTGAAGGAGCTAAGGAAGGGTTTGCTTCCCCTTACATAATCAAAGATCCATACTCTTATGTTTCTTGGCAACATGAGAAGTTGTTGTAAGAGTCGGTTTGGTGGGTTTGATTTTCTATTTCTTCATATGGGTGTCTGCCACACTTTTTAGTTGAAGTCCCTCGATGACATGAAAATGTATGAGTGTTGTTTTGGGTATATGGTCGAGGTCAATAGTCTAAGTTATGGTGTGTCGTCCAAACTATGAATGTTGTCCAGAAGTCCAAGTGTTGTTTCAAACTGATCATTCAAAAGGTACCTACAGAAGACACTTTGGTGCTAAAGTCAGCTCAATGTTGGTAGTTAGTAATTAATGTAATAGTAAATGTAAGTTACCTACCTTCTTATCTCTAGATACATGGACTCAAATAAGAGAGAATGAGTACAACAAATGTGTGGTATCGAAGTCTAAGAATACATTAAatacatgatttttttaaaataataatatattctatatttttatgtaGTGTTTGAGTTATTACTAAATGAAATAGAATAGGAATAGAAtcatatgataaatattttattatgatcaTAATTcaagtaatttttataaatataggtGTAATCCTATATTTTGGTCATAATAGCTAAATTGTtagtctaatttattttatccaGTGTTGTTTTATTTTGGTGTGTGCTTTTATCTTTgtattatatcatattattcaTGTGAGCATAAAATAATACATGTGAGCAAAGTCTACAACACTAAAGTTACCTAAAGACTTAAGAAATTAAGTttgaaatgtttaaaaatattatgattatattttgtattagatgggttatatgtatattttgaaaaaatgtttatgattttgGAAGAGTGtatactaaaaacatatttgtattatatgtttttttttatgttctacTATTAAATGACACCAAAAGATTTATATACTATGTTGTATttgaaatttgggatgttatataACACTGATAATATTATTCATCTAAATATTGTGTAAAAGatttagattaaaattaatgttaattttttatatgaatttaactCAGATTTTATTATTCGTCAATCATTGAActcattaatttgttttaataactAACAATATACCCATGTAAAAGAGGATCTCGCTCCgaataaatttagaaaacaaatattagaaataaaacaaaagtccATAAACATTcgcttttaaaaaattaaaattaaattaaaagtattaaataattggtTGAAGTTAAAAAAAGCACGTACTAGTATCAggaaaaatcataattttaatagtTTCTGTCAAGATGAGCATATAAGTTTTGTCAACCCGTGGTTATGGAAAATATACAAGCACAGAGCAACAATGCTGATAGAAatgattatatttgtttattttttaattaatcatttagttttttacatttaaaatggTTTGTTGTTCTGTTATTTTAGactttgataataaaaattaaattaattttatcttaatttataaaaagttgatatattttcattgttaaaattttttagattaattttttatttgatccCTAAATTCAATTGTTAGTGTCTAGTTGGTATCCACTTTTGAAAACGTCTGTGGTATAATTATCAATCAAGTCCTATCTGGTTAACTATGTTTAAATTGATAACGTTGACTTCCGTTGTGACATTTAGTTGATATATATTAGGTTGACGTGTGAGGTACAATATTGGTTAcgtgaaaattaaatatactagGGTTTCTTAAGTGgggaaaaatataattaatacaattaaatGTTAATAGAATTAGAGTCTTTCACGAAAGAAAGAGATTACTTGTAATTAGAGTTCTAatggttgaagaagaagacgtgcaattagggatgacaaaaaaattcgtGCCCGCAAATATCCACGGATAAAATCCGCGACGGATAGTTAATACCCGCAAATACTTACTATCCACGGGTTGTGGTAgcagatattttaatacccgcttataaacgggtcgggtgcgggtattatactatctgtACCTGCAGATATccgctacccgcaaaaaataaaaataaaatttaatttatattttattaagttaaatttaattaaaattaacattaatttatattttataatattaaatttaattaaattttaatttatatttaatttaatttatattatattttatatattttttgtaaattttttgtaaatttatttaaattttattttaataatttataaaaatacttttttttaatatttgtaggTATCCGCGAATATCAACGGATATCCatgagttttaaaatatccgcggatattttttaagcagGTATCCGTGTGGATAGcgggtggattttttttttgtcaggtCGGGTTTCGGATAGGCACTATCCgtacccgacccgacccgttgtcatccctacgTGCAGCGCTGGCTATAAGCTCGAGTTGGAGCAATCTACTAGTTGCTTTTATGATTTCTAGGTTATGTGTTTGATTAACACGATTTGCAAGTTGGTTTGTCTTAGTTAAGATGAATGTGTGTTAGGGCATCCATTTAAgctctttaaaaaaatttgcttTTGGCACGTTAGCTCAGTATTTTGCCACATCACTAATCGTACCCGCAGATATCCGTTatccgcaaaaaataaaaataaatattaaatttatattttattaagttaaatttattacaattaacattaatttatattttataaagttaaatttaattaattaatttatatttaatttaatttatattatattttatatatttttgtaattttatttaaattttattttaataatttaaaaaaaaatattttttaaaatatttgtgagTATTCACGGGTATCcgcaaattttaaaatacccaCGAGTATTTTTTAAGCGGGTATCCGTGCGGATAGTAGGTTGGATAGcgagtgaattttttttttgtcgagTCGGATTACGGGTAGACACTATCCATGCTCAATTCCACCCATTCTCATCCTTATTGCTACCAACTAAGCAATTAAGCAAATCTTTTAAAACTCATCATAGatttttcttgttaaaattaaaactgttaaataaaattaataaaaatgatttattttattgatataattaaCATAATCTTTGTAGGACTAAATTACACCAATTTTTACAaatcacaaataaattaaaattaaaagtaatttaaagaacaatttgacatttttaaatgaatacatacataaaataactaattacatcttatttttattatcatacaAATATcctaaaaaagaaagaaatataatacatgaaacttataaaaaatagagTAGGAACAATAAATCAAGCTTATTGGAACATCTAAGGCaccttaaaagaaaaagatacaTTGAAGAGAGAAACCACGCGGCGGCCACCACCACCCATTCCGCCATTATTGACTCTCCAAAGCAAAAGAGAGACAGGTCAAAACAACACGTGTAAGAAATGCCCATCTTCAGGTTGGGATTGGACTAGAACATTGTCTGTTCCCGCGACATAGGGTTGGAATATGCAAGGAATGTGGACTTCACTGAGGAGCTAAAGCCATTGAAGTTAGTGCTAGACGAAGTTGTGTAAGCACCCATGTTGGGGAACACGAGCCAGTCGTTCACTTGCAGTTCCGGAAGCTTGTAATCCGTTAGAACAGTGTCAAGTGAATCGCAGGTTGGCCCAAACACGGTGGAAGAGTAGGTTTTGGAATCCCTGCAAAAAGGGTTCTCAGGTTTCGAGCTGCAGGCGAGTGGCATGCACGTGACGGTAGCGTAGTCAAATACGATGTTAATAAGCGTTCCATAAATTCCATCGTCAATCCAATACTCCCTCAACTCTCCTCTCACGCGTTTCCCGATAACCTTCGTGGCCAACGTGAAAGCCGTTTCTGCAAAGTAACGACCCGGCTCGCCAATAACCACCAGCTCCTCTTCATTCCCGAAGCTGCCTTGAATCGCCGCGTTGATTTGCATAGCCGCGACGTCGAAATCCGGCCCGGAGGTGAAGCCGCCACCGATGTCGAGAACGCGCATTCTCGGCATGCCCAGCAGGGAAGCCATATCGAAGACGGACTTTGCCGCAGATATGGCTCCTTTGTAAGCTTGCGCGTCGCCTCCACCACTTCCAATGTGGAAGGACACTCCCGACACTTTGAGTCCGGCGGCGTGAGCCACGCTCAGAAGCTCCGGGACTTCTTCGGGAAGCGCGCCGTATTTGAGGCCCAAGCTGGTGCGCGCTCCACTTTCTTGCGGCGGCCTGATGCGGAGGAGCAACTCGCACGTGGGGTGGCATTTGCGTATCTTTTCTACCTCGTCTTTAGAGTCGTAGGTTGTGACGTTGACGCCTACGGTGGCGGCGTGTTCGATGTGGGATTCGGATTTGCAAGGGTTGGCGTAGATGATGCGGTCGGGTGAGACTCCAAGGGATAAAACGGCTTCAATCTCGGCTTTGCTGGCGCAGTCGAAGCTGGTGCCGAGGGCGGCGAGAGCCCCGATGAGGGAGAGGTTGGGATTGCACTTGACGGCGTAGAAGGGGCGGACCGTGGGAAGCTTGGTGGCCCATTTTTCCAACAAGCCCATAACGACCCCCAAATCTAGTACGCTGAATGGAGAATCAATGTCTGGATTTTCGGCAATGGCTGTTTGAATGAAATCAGTGAGGGCATTTCCTTGTGGTGACAGTGCAGTGACTCGTTTGCCCTTAATGCCTGAAGCACTGAAAACAGGCTTCAAGCTCAAGGCTTGGAATGGTTGAGAAACCAGTGTAGACATTTTTGGTAGTAAAGGTAACTACGAGCTGAAGGGGAAGCAGAAGGGAGAGTGTTAGAGTACGTGAATGACCACTGAATGGATGATAGTGTCTTTGATGTTTGAGAAGCCAAATGAAGATCATATATATAGACCCAGTAAAGCAGCCAGAGCACCATTTTTggcaatttctttttaaattatcgTAGCAGggaagatttaaaaaaaaaatacaaaaatggaTAAGTTTTAAGGTGGCACTATTTCGTCACAAAAAAGATTGTGTCTGTAcgaatttagtttaaaatattttttaaattaaatcaggtcaaattgatacaaattcggttcaaaatattttaaacgaaattttatcaaaatttaactGAAATTATGTTtgtcttatatatttttaatttaaaatatattaaattaaaattatgttaatttaacacaatttttttaatttaaaatttataaattaaaatcatatcaaTTTGGCACCATTTAACTTGAAAAATACTTCTAAACTAAAGTTGTCCCATTTCAaacaattccttggcaatcaaGTCAAATTGTAACACCACTTATCCATTTTTGATAATTCTTTAAAAATGAATcccattttgataattttgttgttttcacACATAAGCATGTACTTAATAGATCATAAtatattgacaattttttataataattattttttaataataaattatgtattactttgtttgaatttatttttaaaaaatatttaaaacgattaatcacatataaaaaagttataaaaaaaattacgtaTTGCATGattgaatatataataatttatgagTTTGATACATGCAGAACCAAATAAGCACCACGAATAAAGTATTAGAACATTACATTAATCCAGCGCGACGAATCGAGAAAGCATATGAAAG
This Vigna angularis cultivar LongXiaoDou No.4 chromosome 4, ASM1680809v1, whole genome shotgun sequence DNA region includes the following protein-coding sequences:
- the LOC108342734 gene encoding ornithine decarboxylase, translating into MSTLVSQPFQALSLKPVFSASGIKGKRVTALSPQGNALTDFIQTAIAENPDIDSPFSVLDLGVVMGLLEKWATKLPTVRPFYAVKCNPNLSLIGALAALGTSFDCASKAEIEAVLSLGVSPDRIIYANPCKSESHIEHAATVGVNVTTYDSKDEVEKIRKCHPTCELLLRIRPPQESGARTSLGLKYGALPEEVPELLSVAHAAGLKVSGVSFHIGSGGGDAQAYKGAISAAKSVFDMASLLGMPRMRVLDIGGGFTSGPDFDVAAMQINAAIQGSFGNEEELVVIGEPGRYFAETAFTLATKVIGKRVRGELREYWIDDGIYGTLINIVFDYATVTCMPLACSSKPENPFCRDSKTYSSTVFGPTCDSLDTVLTDYKLPELQVNDWLVFPNMGAYTTSSSTNFNGFSSSVKSTFLAYSNPMSREQTMF